Proteins encoded within one genomic window of Citricoccus muralis:
- the secY gene encoding preprotein translocase subunit SecY, with the protein MFSTIARVFKTPDLRRKIWFTIGIIIVYRIGAFIPSPGVDYGNVQMCLAQGETQGGLYSFVNMFSGGAMLQVSIFALGIMPYITAAIIVQLLRVVIPRFEALQKEGPQGQAKLTQYTRYLTIALAALNATTLVSLARTGALLNCNLPIVPNDNLWTIMLMIITLIAGTALIMWLGEQITERGVGNGMSLLIFVSIAAGFPAGLGQIWTTQGWRTFMIVLLVGLLTIALVVFVEDSQRRIPVQYAKRQIGRRTVGGTTTYIPIKVNMAGVIPVIFASSILMLPQILIQFNQPDPTSGEQPAEWVIWLQQYFGTGSHPIYMLMFFLMTIFFTYFYVTITFNPQDIADNMKRYGGFIPGIRAGRPTVQYLEYVISRITFFGALYLGCLALIPLIAFVLINANQNFPFGGTSILIMVGVALQTVKQINAQMEQRNYEGLLR; encoded by the coding sequence TTGTTCAGCACGATTGCCAGAGTCTTTAAGACTCCCGATCTGCGACGCAAGATCTGGTTCACTATCGGAATCATTATTGTGTACCGCATCGGAGCCTTCATCCCTTCCCCAGGGGTGGACTACGGCAACGTACAGATGTGTCTTGCTCAGGGTGAAACCCAGGGCGGGTTGTACTCGTTTGTGAACATGTTCTCCGGTGGAGCCATGTTGCAGGTCTCGATCTTTGCCCTCGGCATCATGCCGTACATCACCGCGGCGATCATCGTGCAGCTGCTCCGCGTCGTGATCCCGCGCTTCGAAGCGCTGCAGAAGGAAGGCCCTCAGGGTCAGGCCAAGCTCACCCAGTACACGCGCTACCTCACCATCGCCCTGGCGGCGCTCAACGCGACTACCCTGGTTTCGTTGGCGCGGACCGGCGCGCTGTTGAACTGTAATCTGCCAATCGTTCCGAACGATAACCTCTGGACGATCATGCTGATGATCATCACCTTGATCGCCGGTACTGCTTTGATCATGTGGCTGGGTGAACAGATCACTGAACGCGGAGTGGGCAACGGTATGTCGCTGCTCATCTTCGTCTCCATCGCTGCTGGCTTCCCGGCAGGCCTGGGCCAGATCTGGACGACTCAGGGCTGGCGCACCTTCATGATCGTGCTGTTGGTCGGCCTCCTGACAATCGCTCTGGTGGTTTTTGTCGAAGACTCGCAGCGTCGTATCCCCGTCCAGTATGCAAAGCGTCAGATCGGACGTCGTACCGTCGGCGGAACCACGACCTACATTCCGATCAAGGTCAACATGGCCGGTGTGATTCCGGTGATTTTCGCATCGTCGATCCTGATGCTTCCGCAGATCTTGATTCAGTTCAATCAGCCGGACCCCACTTCTGGCGAACAGCCGGCGGAATGGGTTATTTGGTTGCAGCAGTACTTCGGTACCGGATCCCATCCGATCTACATGCTGATGTTCTTCCTGATGACGATCTTCTTCACGTACTTCTACGTGACGATTACGTTCAACCCGCAGGACATCGCCGACAACATGAAGCGCTACGGAGGATTCATCCCCGGGATCCGCGCCGGTCGGCCGACCGTGCAGTACCTCGAGTACGTCATCTCGCGCATCACCTTCTTCGGCGCCCTGTACCTGGGCTGCCTTGCACTGATTCCGTTGATCGCATTCGTGCTGATCAACGCCAACCAGAACTTCCCGTTCGGTGGTACCTCGATCCTGATTATGGTCGGTGTGGCACTCCAGACGGTGAAGCAGATCAACGCTCAGATGGAACAACGAAACTACGAGGGATTGCTGCGCTGA
- a CDS encoding adenylate kinase encodes MTRMLIMGPPGSGKGTQAARIADKMGIVAISTGDIFRYNVKELTDLGKEAKKYIDNGDFVPDDVTNRMVEDRIKQPDAANGFLLDGYPRTAGQVEALNEMLKASGHSLSVVLQLEVPDEELVQRLLARADSEGRADDTSEVIQHRLDLYHEQTAAVIESYVDQGIVARVDGTGQIDDITERLLQAVYNVRARTGTLPVINADS; translated from the coding sequence ATGACTCGTATGCTCATCATGGGCCCTCCGGGGTCAGGTAAAGGTACCCAGGCCGCACGTATTGCGGACAAGATGGGAATCGTTGCCATCTCCACCGGCGATATCTTCCGGTACAACGTCAAAGAACTGACTGATCTTGGCAAGGAAGCAAAGAAGTACATCGACAACGGTGACTTTGTTCCTGATGACGTCACCAACCGTATGGTGGAAGACCGCATCAAGCAGCCAGATGCCGCCAACGGATTCTTGCTCGACGGCTACCCGCGCACCGCGGGCCAGGTCGAGGCACTGAACGAGATGCTGAAGGCATCCGGCCACTCACTGTCCGTCGTACTCCAGCTGGAGGTGCCGGACGAAGAACTCGTGCAGCGCCTCCTGGCACGTGCAGACTCCGAAGGTCGCGCCGACGATACCTCCGAGGTCATCCAGCATCGTCTAGACCTCTACCACGAGCAGACTGCGGCCGTGATTGAGTCCTATGTGGACCAGGGCATCGTGGCAAGAGTTGATGGCACCGGTCAGATCGATGACATCACCGAGCGTCTGCTGCAGGCGGTCTACAACGTTCGTGCGCGGACAGGCACCCTGCCCGTGATCAACGCCGATAGCTGA
- the rplO gene encoding 50S ribosomal protein L15, protein MAEQAENGQDALKVHDLRPAPGSRKSKLRYGRGEGGKGGKTAGRGTKGTKARYQVPAGFEGGQLPLHMRLPKLRGFKNPFRTEYQVVNLDKLSATFPEGGDVTVETLVEKGLVRKNQPVKVLGSGDITVAVNVKADAFSASAIEKIQAAGGSTETV, encoded by the coding sequence ATGGCTGAGCAGGCTGAGAATGGCCAGGACGCGTTGAAGGTCCACGACCTGCGCCCGGCTCCGGGCTCACGCAAGTCCAAGCTGCGGTACGGCCGTGGCGAAGGTGGCAAGGGCGGCAAGACTGCCGGCCGTGGTACCAAGGGCACCAAGGCACGGTACCAGGTGCCTGCAGGCTTCGAAGGTGGGCAGCTGCCGCTGCACATGCGCCTTCCGAAGCTGCGCGGTTTCAAGAACCCGTTCCGCACCGAGTACCAGGTTGTGAACCTGGACAAGCTCTCTGCCACGTTCCCCGAGGGCGGCGACGTCACCGTGGAGACTCTGGTGGAGAAGGGACTCGTGCGCAAGAACCAGCCCGTCAAGGTGCTGGGCTCGGGCGACATCACGGTGGCTGTGAACGTGAAGGCTGACGCCTTCTCCGCTTCGGCTATCGAGAAGATCCAGGCTGCAGGCGGTTCCACCGAAACGGTGTGA
- the rpmD gene encoding 50S ribosomal protein L30 translates to MADLITTPKNLVASDATLEITQIKSQSGRKFKHRETLRSLGLKRIGHTVTRKADAATVGMVNTVSHLVKVEEVNNG, encoded by the coding sequence ATGGCTGATCTGATCACCACCCCGAAGAACCTGGTTGCCAGCGATGCAACGCTGGAGATTACCCAGATCAAGTCCCAGTCGGGACGCAAGTTCAAGCACCGGGAGACACTGCGCTCGCTCGGCCTGAAGCGGATCGGTCACACCGTGACGCGTAAGGCTGACGCGGCCACCGTTGGCATGGTTAACACCGTGTCTCACCTGGTGAAGGTTGAGGAGGTCAACAATGGCTGA